The DNA region TTTTCAAAATCAACCCTTTTTCGTTTCCACCAAGATTTAAGCTGATCCTTGCAGTGGTTTCTCGCTGTCGTTATTAACCAGGCTTTTTCGTGTTCGTAACTGTTAAAATTGACGGGCGATTGCGCCATTTTGAGAAATACGGATTGAACAGCGTCTTCCGTGTCAGCCTTATTTTTTAGGTAGATATAGCATATTTTGTAGACAATGTTCACGTTGCGTTCATATATTTCAGCTAGCTCATGATCCGTCACGTTCCCACCTCCTCTATATACAACACGATTCTGTATCGCGAAATGTCCCATTCTATAAGAAGTTTTTATTTTTGTGACTCATTGTGATCCATTAGCTTTACAAAGTATAAATGAGAATCATCGTAGCGGGTAGGTACTAACCAAAATAGGTACTGCCAGCAGAGGAGAGAGAGCGTTACAATAGGGATAGAGAGAAGGAAGGGGAAGAGCGGATGAAGGTTTTTAGTTCGATTTTAATAACAGGCGGTATTGCATTCGCAGGTTTTATTGCTATGTTTTTTGCGGCTTTTTCGCAGGACGCGCCTTTTTTTATGCCATTTGTGGTTACTGTTTCTGTGATCATCGCGATTTTTTCAAATTTAGTCATTTGGGGGCAAGCGAATAAAAAGTGGTTTAAGTGGGGTTTGGTTTCTTTTATTAGCTTGAGTGTGATCAGTGTCGGGGGCTATAAAATCAATCAAAAGCGAATCGAAGATTTGCAGATTATGAGCAGGCAGGATGTCGATTTAAGCCAGTATACTCCGAATCATCCGAATAGCCGAGCGGTCCGTTTGCAAGAGGAACCAACTTTTAAAATTAAAGACAATCCCCCGCGACTAGACGGGTCAACAGCGTTATACCCCGTGTTTGCGGGTTTTGCGCAAGCGGTTTACCCAGAAAAAGAATACAACCCTTACGACAGCGCGGTCGTTTCGACTCAAACATCGCATGCGTATGAACGCTTATTACGTGACGAAGTCGATCTCATATTCGTTCCGGAGCCTTCAAAGAAGTACATAGAACTAGCGAAGGAACGAGGAAAAGAATTGAAAATGGTCCCGTTCGGCAAAGAAGCTTTTGTCTTTTTCACGCATGTCAATAACAACGTCGATACGTTAACGGTCGAACAGATCAGAGGAATTTACTCGGGTAACATCCGAAATTGGAAAGAAGTTGGCGGAGGAAATGGGGCGATCGAAGCTTTTCAGCGGCCAGAAGAAAGCGGCAGTCAGCAAGCGCTCATTCGGTTTATGGGAGATGAACCGATCATGAAGCCAAGCACCGAACGTGTCGCCGCGGGGATGGGCGGAATTATCGATCAAGTTGCGGAATACCAGAACAAAGAAAATGCAATTGGGTATTCTTTCCGTTACTTTTCGGAACAAATGGTCCAAAATGGAGCGATTCGTAATATCGCTGTAAATGGGGTTCCGCCGACGAAAGAAACGATTCGCGACGGTACGTATCCAATTACTTCAGATTTTTATATTGTGACCGCGGGTAGCGATAATCCCCATCTTGAATCGTTCATCGAGTGGATTTTATCTGAGCAAGGTCAAACAGTTGTGGAAGAAACGGGCTATGTCAGCGCGTCTGGAAAGTAGTATCTGAGAAGGAAGGGATGTTTAATTTGAAACCATTTTTAGTTATAGGAAATGTTGTTTTGTGTGGTTTCTTTACATTCTTTGTCTCACTGTTTTTAGCAGGTGGAGGAATTGGTGAAAATGTCACAGGAAAAACGTACGTAACCCCGCAATTCTTTTTGATTTTGCCCGTATGGACTGTAGGCGCTTTGTTCGTATGGGGGTACTGTTACAAGCAAAAGTTACAAAACACCTCCTACCCAGAAATTATATTCATTAATATTTTGCTTTGGGCGACCCTTCCTGTAGGCTTCATCTTTTCGGGTATGCTTTTGGGAATGCGACCCTAAGATTTACACCCGCATTATTTTACGACAACAATATTTTTCATGGCTGATAAAGACACTCAAATATAACCATACTATGTATTGTTAAATACATGGTAAAGGTGGAAGATGAGATGGAACAGAATAAGCGGGATTTAAACCAAACTTATCAGTATTTTCAATCTGAGTTAAATCGGATTCAAACGATTGCAGGCACGTTATCAACGATTGAGGACCAGCACGTCAAAGATCTGACCAATATGGGTGATGATAAATTAAATCAAATGGCCGTGGAAGAACAAAGCGCTGCGCGTCAATTAGGAGAGATTAAACAGATTTGCCTTGCAATGAGTCAAAAGCTAGATGAAATACAAAAAACGTCATCTCTTCATTAGGTGATATCGATGCTAAATATATTTAGTAATCTGACAAGAAAAATTGCAAACGAGGTTGTGGATAAAGCGATCGAGCGGATTGCGCGGGATCAATATACAGAAAATCTGTTTGAAATGGTACCGATCGCTAAAAAGGTGGGTCCGATCAACCTGATGGAAATTGTGATGCGTTCGGCAAAAGGGGTTCCGCCTGGCAGACCGCTGGGTAGCCATATCCGTTTTTCTCCTTGGGAGAAGTTGTTGTTTAATCCTGTCCATCTAGACAGATTTCCAACGCCGGAAGATGTTTCGATTTCCACCTCCGTAACGATCGGTAAAAATGCAAAAAAGCCGTTAACGCTGTCTATTCCGTTAATGATCGCGGGGATGTCTTTTGGCGGAGCGTTAAGCAAAAGCGCTAAAATTTCATTGGCGAAAGCGGCATCGATGATTGGAACGGCGACGAACACGGGAGAAGCGGGGTTGATGAGAGAAGAAAGAGAAGCGGCTCATGTCTTAATCGGCCAATATAACCGCGGCGGCTGGCTAAACACTCCGGAAAAATACAAGCAACTTGACGCAATTGAAATTCAATTGGGACAAGGAGCGCAAGGATCAACTCCGCAACGGACCGCCGCCAAAAACATCGGTGAAGACTATCGCGAAGTATATGGACTGCGCGAAGGTGAGGACTCTCAAATTCGCTCGCGATTACCCGGCGTCGATACGAAGGAACAATTTATCGCCCTTGTCCAAGAGTTAAAAGCGGACACCGGTGTCCCAGTCGGTCTG from Ammoniphilus oxalaticus includes:
- a CDS encoding PstS family phosphate ABC transporter substrate-binding protein, producing the protein MKVFSSILITGGIAFAGFIAMFFAAFSQDAPFFMPFVVTVSVIIAIFSNLVIWGQANKKWFKWGLVSFISLSVISVGGYKINQKRIEDLQIMSRQDVDLSQYTPNHPNSRAVRLQEEPTFKIKDNPPRLDGSTALYPVFAGFAQAVYPEKEYNPYDSAVVSTQTSHAYERLLRDEVDLIFVPEPSKKYIELAKERGKELKMVPFGKEAFVFFTHVNNNVDTLTVEQIRGIYSGNIRNWKEVGGGNGAIEAFQRPEESGSQQALIRFMGDEPIMKPSTERVAAGMGGIIDQVAEYQNKENAIGYSFRYFSEQMVQNGAIRNIAVNGVPPTKETIRDGTYPITSDFYIVTAGSDNPHLESFIEWILSEQGQTVVEETGYVSASGK
- a CDS encoding FMN-binding glutamate synthase family protein, with amino-acid sequence MLNIFSNLTRKIANEVVDKAIERIARDQYTENLFEMVPIAKKVGPINLMEIVMRSAKGVPPGRPLGSHIRFSPWEKLLFNPVHLDRFPTPEDVSISTSVTIGKNAKKPLTLSIPLMIAGMSFGGALSKSAKISLAKAASMIGTATNTGEAGLMREEREAAHVLIGQYNRGGWLNTPEKYKQLDAIEIQLGQGAQGSTPQRTAAKNIGEDYREVYGLREGEDSQIRSRLPGVDTKEQFIALVQELKADTGVPVGLKIAATHHLEKELQIAVEAGVDFITVDGAEGGTHASPPTLEDDLGLPTLFAVSRASKFLARQGLKGEISLIATGGLVTPGDCLKAMALGADAVYLGTAVMMALVGDQMTKTLPFEPPTSLVVYNAKITDALDIDRGAKNVFNLLNAMTKEMEQVCYSLGRTSLTDVSQADMCTLDPFLSIASGIELGYVSPDDQQAFFNQFHLTQHANKMNMPAHEPPSTTRQQEEQHLN